The Couchioplanes caeruleus nucleotide sequence GTCACCGGCCCGGATGCCGGCGGTCGCCGCCGGGCTGCCCGGCTGAACCTGCCGCACCAGGGCACCGGTGGTGACCTTCATGCCGAGCGCCTGGGCGGTCTGCGGGGTCACGGTGGCCAGCACCACCCCGAGGAAGGGATGGGTGGCCTTGCCGGCCTTGAGCAACTGCTCGGTCACGTCGACGACGGTGCTCGCCGGGATGGCGAAGCCCAGGGAGACCGCGCCGGCCGACGGCGGGATGTACGCCTCGTTGACACCGACCAGCCGGCCCTGGGCGTCGACGAGCGCGCCGCCGGAGTTGCCCGGCGAGATCGCGGCGTCGGTCTGGATCAGGTCGACCAGCGGCCGGCCGCTCGTGGCCGAGCCCGGGATCTGCCGGCCGACTCCGGAGATGATGCCCTTGGTGACGGTGTTCTCGAAGCCGAGCGGGCTGCCCAGCGCCAGGGCCGTCTCGCCCTGCCGCGGCAGCTCCTGCCGGACCGTGACGGTGGGCAGACCGTTGCGGCCCACCTTCACCACGGCCAGGTCGGTGAGGTCGTCGGAGCCGGTGACCTGGCCCGGCACCTGCGTGCCGTCGGCGAACGAGACCTGGACCCGGTCCGCCGAACCGACGACGTGTGCGTTGGTGACGATCACGCCGTCGGCGCGGTAGATGACCCCGCTGCCCAGTCCTTCACCGGTCGTGATCGTGACGACCGAGGGTTCCACCGCCGACACCACGTCGACGATGCCGGTGTCCGCCGCCGCTGCGGCCGACGACTGCGACGGCGCCGCCGCGGGCGAGGGTGCGTCGTCGCTGCAGCCGGCCAACAGTGCCGCGGTCATCGCCGTGACCACGGCCCCAGCTGCGAGGCGCCTGGTTGTCATGGGTCTCCTCCTCGGATCCGGTCGATCCGGCGGTGCATCCGCCGCGGTCCGGCCTGCCCGGCCGGCCGCCGGGAACCGGTGCGGTTCTATGACGATCGGGTGACAGTCCCGCGTCGGGACGCCCTTGCGGGGGCGCGGCGGCCACCGCGCAGGGCGAGGCGGATCGCGTACGCGGCGACCGGCACCGCGACCGCAGCACCCGGCGCGCCGTAGCGGCTGATGAGCAGCGGGCTGAGGCAGCCGAGGGCCAGCGCCAGCAGGAGCCGGTGCCACGACAGCCGGGCCGCCGCCCGGATCGCCCGGTGGTCCATCGTCAGCCGGCGTCGCGGGAGGTGTGCTGGGCCGCGGAGTCCGCCGACGTACGGGTCGAGACGCCGCTGAGCAGCCGCGCCGAGTTCACCAGGCCGACCAGGCTGAACGCCTGCGGCGTGTTGCCCAGCTGGCGTCCCGATCCGGGGTCGTACTCCTCCGACAGCAGCCCGACGTCGTTGCGCAGGCCCAGCAGACGCTCGAACATCCGTTCGGCGTCGTCGCGGCGGCCGATCGCGTACAAGGCATCCACCAGCCAGAACGTGCAGGCCAGGAAGGCGCCCTCGGTGCCCGGCAGCCCGTCGACGCCGGCGTCCTCCGGCCGGTAGCGCAGCACGAAGCCGTCCTGGCACAGCTCCCGCTGCACCGCTTCGACCGTGCCGGCCACCCGCGGGTCGGCAGCCGGCAGGAACCCGACGCGCGGGATGAGCAGCAGGGCGGCGTCCAGGGCCGTCGAACCGTACGACTGGGTGAAGGAGTTGCGGTCGCTGTCGAAGCCCTTGGCGCAGACCTCCGCGTGGATCTCGTCGCGCAGGGCGCGCCAGCGGTCCACCGGGCCGTCGAGGTGGTGTCGTTCGACGGCGGTGACGGCCCGGTCGAACCCGGCCCAGGCCATGACCTTGGAGTGGACGAACTGCCGCCGGCCGCCGCGCACCTCCCACAGGCCGTTGTCCGGCTGCTGCCAGGCGCCCTCGAGGTAGTCGAGCAGGGCCTTCTGCAGGTCCCAGCCCGCGTCGGTGGCGGCGATCCCGGCCTCGCGGGCCAGGTGCAGGCCGTCGAGCACCTCGCCCCAGACGTCCAGCTGGAGTTGTCCGGCCGCGGCGTTCCCCACCCGTACCGGGCTCGAGTTCTCGTAGCCGCCCAACCAGTCGAGCGTGTACTCGGAGAGCCGGCGGGTGCCGTCGAGGCCGTACATGATCTGCAGGTCGGCCGGGTCGCCGGCGACGGCCCGCAGCAGCCACTCGCGCCATGCCTTCGCCTCGGCGACATAGCCCGTGCCCAGCAGGGCCTGCAACGTGAACGTGGCATCGCGCAGCCAGCAGTAGCGGTAGTCCCAGTTGCGGGGGCCGCCGATCTGCTCGGGCAGCGAGGTGGTCGCGGCGGCGACGATGCCCCCGGTCGGTGCGTACGTCAGCGCCTTCAACAGGATCAGCGACCGGCGTACCGCCTCGGGCCACCGGCCGTCGTAGTCGCTGCGGCCGATCCATTCCCGCCAGTACCGCCGGGTCTGCGTGAGGGCACGGGCGGCATCGACCGGGGCCGGCCGGGGCAGATGCGAGGCCTGGTACGTCAGGACGAACGGCACTCTCTGCCCCGCCCGTACGGTGAAGTCGGCGACCGTGGTCCGGTCCTCGCCCCGCACCCGTGCCTCGGTGCGCAGCCACATCGCGTCCGGACCGGCCACCGCTCCCAGGTCGGCGCCCTGCCGGCGGACCCATGGCACCACCCGGCCGTAGTCGAACCTCAGGATGAGGTCCATGCGCATCGGCACCTCGCCGGAGACGCCCTCCACGATCCGCACCACATCGGGGGCCTCGCCGCGCGGCGGCATGAAGTCGATGACCCGCACCACTCCGTCGGCGGTGTGCCACTCGCTCTCCAGCACCAGCGTGTCGTCGTGGTACCGGCGACTGGTCGCCGCGCCGGCACCGGCCGGCGCGATGCGCCAGTGCCCGGCACCGTCGTCGCCGAGCAGCGCCGCGAAGCAGGCGGCGGAGTCGAACCGGGGCAGACAGAGCCAGTCGATGGAGCCGTCCCGTCCGACCAGCGCGGCCGACTGCAGGTCTCCGATGAGCGCGTAGTCCTCGATGCGTCCGGGCATGCCGGGTCCTCCTCAGCGGTGCGGGCCGCGGCCGCCTACCCGGTCGCCCCGTCGGCAAACGGTGGTCCGGCTCCGGCGCGGTCTTCGTCCACGGTGACGGTCACCTGCTCGATGGCCGGATGACGCAGGAGCTCGGCTCTCAGCTGTGCGACGCGGCGCACCAGCTCCGCGGCCGAGTCCCGGTCGCCCCCGTGCACCGGAACGACCCAGGCGTTCACCAGCAGGCTGGAGGGGCCGACGTACACCGCGTGCAGCTCGCGGACCTCGCCGACCCAGTCCGCGGCCCCGACCTGGGCGCGGATGGGTTCGAGCACGTCCGGCGGCGCCGACTCGTCCAGCAGCAGGGTCTTGGAGCGGCGCGCCAGCAGGAACGCCACCACGATGAGCAGGGCACCGATGCCCATGCTGCCCACGGCGTCCCAGCCCGCCCAGCCGGTGCCGGCGTGCAGCAGCAGGGCCGCCAGGGCCAGGACGAGGCCGATCAGCGCCGCGGTGTCCTCCAGGAACACCGTCGTGGCGCTCGGATCGGACGCGCGCCGCAGGTGCTCGACGATGGACCGCTGCCGTCGCCGGGACTCCGCCCGCAACTGCTTGCGAGCCGTGTGCCACGAGTAGCTCTCGAAGCAGAAGGCCACGACGAGCACGCCGATGCCGACCCACAGCGATTCCAGCGGCTCCGGCATCAGCAGGCTGCGTACGCCCTCGCCGATCGACAGCGTGCCGCCCACCAGGAAGATGCCCAGCGCCGCGATGAACGTCCAGAAGTACCGCTCCTGGCCGTACCCGAAGGGATGCCGGGAATCCGGCGGCCTGCCGGACCGGTGCAGACCGATGAACAACAGCACCTCGTTGCCCGTGTCCGCGACCGAGTGGGCCGCTTCGGCCCACAGCGACGCCGAGCCGGTCAGCAGGGCGGCGACGATCTTGGCCACCGCGATCGCGAAGTTCGCGGTCACCGCGACGATCACCGTACGGGTGCTGTCGCCGCCGCCTTCGTCCTTCTCGCCGGTCACCGGCTCATCCGGCCTGGGAGAGGGCGAAGGCCACCAGGAATCCACCGACCGTGATCAGACCGATGAGCAGGTGCGCGTCCTCGAACGCCTCCGGGATCATGGTGTCGGCAATCATCGCGAGGATCGCCCCGCCCGCGAGCGCGGTGATGGCGGCCAGGACGGCGGCGGGGGCGCCACCCAGCAGCGTGTACCCCACGACGGCGGCGAGACCGCTGATCACGGCGATGCCGACCCACACGCCGAACACGTACCGCTTCGACCGCCCGGCGTGCCGCATGCCCGCCGCGCTGGACAGGCCCTCGGGGACGTTGCTGATGAACACGGCGATCACTGTGACGAGGCTGATCGCGCCGCCGCCCAGCAGGCTGGTGCCGATCACGATCGACTCCGGTATGCCGTCGAGCAGGGCGCCGAGCGCGAGCGCGACTCCCGAGCCGTCCTGTTCCTTCTCGGAGGGTTGCTGGTCGCCGGAACGCTTGCGATGCCGGGCACCGTGCCGGGCGAGCAGCACGTTGCAGCCGGTGTAGATCGCTGCACCGCCGATCGCGCCCAGGGCGGTGGGTGTCAGTCCGGCGCGCTCGTGCGCCTCGGCGATCAGTTCGAACGCCACGGCCGACAACAGGACCCCGGCGCCGAAGGCCATCACGGAGGCGATGATCTTCTGCGGTACGCGGGCCAGGTATCCCACCGCCGCGCCGACTATGAGGGCGGATCCGGCCAGGAGTCCCCAGCCGCCCGCTTGCAACCATCCAGGCATGAGCCCGCGCTTGCCCACCGGCACGGACCCGCAAACGGGCGCCGGCGTCGCCTACGCCGACCGCCACTGCTCGGCCTCGGCGTGCCGGAACGCCAGCCCGTTGCCCGGCGAGCGACGATCAACCGTCAGCGCGCCGCCCTCCGCGCCGGCCGCGCCGTCGAAGAGCATGCCCTCGATCCGGACGTGGTCGTGGAACCACTCCAGGTGCCGCAGGTTGGGGGTGGCCGCGGCCACCGCCAGGTGCTGGTGCGGTGCGCAGTGCCCGGACACCTCAAGACCGTGCGCGGCGGCCACCGCGGCCGCCCGCTGGAACCCGGTGATGCCTCCGCAGCGGGTCACGTCGGCCTGCAGGCAGTCGACGTACGGCGCCATGCGTTCGAAGTAGCCGAGGTCCCAGCCGTACTCCCCCGCCGCCACATCGGCCCGGACGGCGTCGCGGACCTGGCCCAGGGCGGGGAGGTCGTCGGAGCTCACCGGCTCCTCGTACCAGCGCACGTCCAGGTCACCGGCCGCCTCCAGCACACGGATCGCCTGCTTGCGCTGGTACGCGCCGTTGGCGTCGACGAACAGCTCCGCGTCCCCGATCGTCGTGCGCGCCGCCGTCATCCGGGCCAGATCGCGCGGCACGTCGGCGCCGCAGGACTCGCCGATCTTGATCTTCACCCGGGGGATGCCCTGCTCGTGCACCCATCGCGACAGCTGCGCGTGCTGCCGCTCCGCGTCGTACGTGGTGAAGCCCCCGCTGCCGTAGACCGGCACGGCCGGGCGCACCGACCCCAGCAGCCGTGCCAGCGGGACGTGGTGACAGCGAGCCTTCAAATCCCACAGGGCGTTGTCCGCCGCCGACAGCGCCAGGGCACCGATCCCCCTGGTACCGGCGTTGCGCAGGCGGCGGTTCATCGCCGTCCACGCCGCCGGGACGTCGTCCGGGTCGGTGTCCCGGACGACCGGTGCCAGCATCTGCGTGACCACCTGCACGACCGCCGGTGGACCGTACGTCCAGCCCAGACCGGTGGCTCCCTCGGCGCTCGCCCGGACGAGCACCAGGGTGGTGCTCGTCCAGGCCAGGGTGCCGTCACCCTCCGGCGCGTCGGTCGGGATGGTGTACGCCGCGGCGGTCAGCGCAACCATCGCCGGACCCCGTACCCGAGTCCCGCCACGGCACCCGCAGCGGCCGCCGTGGCCAGCAGCCGCACCGGGCGCGACGGCGCGGCCGGACGGTCCGCCCAGCTCCGCTCCGGCATCCCGCGCCCGTCGTCGCCGTCCAGGCCGGCGGCCAGCAGTTCGGCCAGGTGCACGCCACGGCGGCCACCGGCGTCACTCTGCTCGACCTGGGTACGGCAGCTGAACCCGTCCGCCAGGATCACGTCGGAGGTGTCCGCGTCGCGCACCGCGGGCAGCAGGACCCGCTCGGCGCAGGCCTCCGACACCTCGTAATGCCCCTCCTCGAAACCGAAGTTGCCGGCGAGACCGCAGCATCCGGAGTCGAGGATGTCCGCTTGGACGCCGGCCGCGGACAGCAGCTTCGTGTCCGCCTCGTAGCCCATGACGGCGTGGTGGTGGCAGTGCGTCTGGATGTGCGCGGTGCGCCGTACCTGTGGTGGCGTCCAGCCGGGGGTGTGCTCGGTGAGCAGCTCGGCCAGGGTGACGGTCTGCCGGCGCAGGCGTTCCACGTCCTGGTCGTGGGGGAACAGCTCCTCGGCGTCGCTGCGGAACACCGCGGTGCAGCTCGGTTCCAGGCCGAGGACGAGGTGGCCGGCCCGCAGGTGCGGCCGCAGGACCTCGACCGTACGCAGCAGCACCCGCTTCGCGACGTCGAGCTGGCCGGTGGAGATCCAGGTCAGCCCGCAGCACACCTTCTGCTCCGGGACGACCACCCGCCACCCGGCGTGTTCGACCACCTCCACGGCGGCCCGCGCGATGCCCGGGTCGAAGTGGTTGGTGAACGTGTCCGGCCACAGCACCACCTCGCCGCGCTCCCCGGAGCCGCCGGGGGTGTGCCGGGCGAACCACTGCTGGAACGTCTCGGCGGCGAAGACCGGCACCTCCCGGCGGCTGTCCACCCCGGCGGCCTTCTTGGCGAGCCACGCGAGCCCCGGTGCGTGCGACAGCGCGTTCACCAGCCGCGGCGCCGTCGCCGCCACGGCCGCGGCGGCCACCGGCAGCCAGCCCATCGAATAGTGGGTCCGCGGGCGCAGGCGCCCCTCGTAGTGGTGCGACAGGAATTCTGCCTTGTACGTGGCCATGTCGACGTTGACCGGGCAGTCGGCCTTGCATCCCTTGCAGGCCAGGCAGAGGTCGAGCGCGTCCTTGACGGCGTCGGAGCGCCAGCCGTCGCCGATCGCCCCGCCGCGGGCCGTGCCGTCGAGCATCTCGAAGAGCATCCGGGCCCGCCCCCGGGTCGAGTGCTCCTCCTCCCTGGTGGCCATGTACGACGGGCACATGACGCCGCCCTCGTGCCGCCGGCATTTCCCGACGCCCACGCACCGCAGCACGGCCCGGCCGAAGCTGCCCTCGTCGTTCGGGTACTGGAAGTGCGTGGCGACGTCGCGGTGGTTGTAGTCCACGCCCAGGCGCAGCTGAGCGTCGAGCGGGTTGGGGGCGGCCACCTTGCCGGGGTTCATCCGGTCCGTCGGGTCGAAGATGGCCTTGAACTGGCCGAAGGCGCGTACCAGGTCGTCACCGAACATCACCGGCAGCAGCTCCGCGCGGGCCTGACCGTCGCCGTGCTCGCCGGACAGCGACCCGCCGTAGCCGGCCACCAGATGCGCCGCCTGCTCCATGAACGACCGGAAGTTCGCGATGCCGTCGCTCGTGGTCATCTCGAACGGTATGCGGCAGTGGACGCAGCCCTGGCCGAAGTGGCCGTACAGGGAGGTCTGGTCGTAGCCGTACTCCCCGAAGAGGGCCTGCAGGTCGCGCAGGTAGTCGCCGAGGTCGTCCGGGCCGACCGCGGAGTCCTCCCAGCCGGGCCAGGTGTCGGGCAGCCCGGGCACGCGCGCGGTGGCGCCCAGCCCGGACTCGCGGACCAGCCACAGCTGCTTCTGGTGCCGCTCGTCGTCGAAGAACGCGACCCGGTCGTCGTCGCGGTCGAGCTGCAGGGAGGCGAGCATCCGGTCGGCGGCGGCGTCGACCTCGTCCTTGGTGTCGCCGCCCATCTGCACCATCAGGTACGCCCGTCCCTCGGGCAGCAACTCCAGGGCCTCGGGGTGCAGGTGCTTGGCCTGTTCGAAGTGGATGAGGTGGTGCTCGATGCCCTCGAGCGCGATCGGCCGGTGCGGCAGGACCGCCGGCACCGCGTCCCCGGAGGCACCGACGTCGGGGAAGCCGATCATGACGAGGCCGCGAACCTTGACGACGGGCACGAGCTTCAGCCTGGCCCGCAGCACGGTGACGCAGGTGCCCTCGCTGCCGACCAGGGCCTGACCCACGTGGAAGTTCTTCTCGGGCAGGAGGCTGTCGAGGTTGTACCCCGAGACCCGGCGCGGGATCTTCGGATAACGGGTACGGATCTGCGCCAGGTACCGGTCCCGCAGGGCCCGCAGCTCCTGGTAGACCTGCGCCGGACGGCCGCCGGCCGCGACGATCTGCTCGTACTCGTCGTCCGGCGTCTCCCCCACCCACATGCGGGTGCCGTCGTAGAGCAGCACCTCCAGCTCGACGATGTTGTCGACGACCTTGCCCGTGCGCTGGGCCGTCGCCCCGCACGAGTTGTTGCCGATCATGCCGCCCAGCGTGCAGTGGTCGTGGGTGGCCGGCTCCGGGCCGAACTCCAGGCCGGTGTCCTTGAGCTGGTCGTTGAGCACGTCCAGGACGATGCCCGGCTCGACGAGGCAGGTGCGGCTCGCGGCGTCGACCTCGAGCAGCCGGTGACAGTACTTCGACCAGTCGATGATCACTGCCACGTTGGTGCATTCCCCGGCCAGGCTGGTGCCGCCTCCCCGCGAGGTGATCGGGGCACCGTACCGGTGGCACACGGCGACCGCGGCCACGCCGGCCTCGACGGTACGCGGCACCACCACGCCGATCGGCACCTGCCGGTAGTTGGACGCATCGGTGGAGTACGCGGAGCGCGATCCGGCATCGAAGCGGACCTCGCCGTCCACCTCGGCCGCCAGGTCCCGTTCCAGCGCGGCGACGTCGATGTCGCCGGTCTGCGGGACGCGCACGACGGGATCGGGGAGCTTGACGGTGGTCATGCCCGCAGCTCGTTGATCTTGTCGCGGACGACGGTGCTCAGCGTCGCCATCTTGTGCGGCTGGCCCCGCAGGAACGCCTCGGTGAAGTGCTTGGCCTGCTCGTACTTGACCTTGCCGGGCATGGGCGGCTCGTTCGGGTTGACGTCGACGTCCACCAGCGCCGGGCCCGGGTGGGCGAGGGCCTCGGCGATGGCACTGCGCACGTCGCCGGGCTTGCTGACCTTCGCGCCGTACGCCCCGCACCCGCGCGCCCAGCTGGAGAAGTCCGCCTCGGGCTGCCGATGCCGCACGGCGTACTCCGGATAGCCGAGCACGATCTGCTCCCAGAGGATCTGCCCGTACGCGTTGTTGTTGTTGACGACCACCTTGACGGGCAGTTCGTGCCGGACGGCGGTCAGGAACTCGGCCATCAGCATCGCGAACCCGCCGTCGCCGACGTACGCGATCACCTGCCGGCCCGGGAAGGCGTGCTGCATCGCGATGGCGTACGGCAGCCCCGGCGCCATCGTGGCGAGGTTGCCGGACAGGTAGAACTCGCGTGCTCCGCGGATCGTCCAGTGCCGCGCCGACCAGGTGGCGATCGTGCCGGAGTCGCACGTGAGGATGGCGTCGTCGGCGGCGAGGTCGTCCAGGACACCCATGACGTACTGCGGGGCGATGGGGTCGCGGCTCTCGTCCTCCAGCGCCGTCATGTCGGCGCGCCAGGAGTCCATCTCCTTGCGGTACTTGTCCAGGAAGGAGCCGTCCCCGCCGGTCAGCAACGGCAGGAGACCCTGCAGCGTCTGCTTCGCGTCCGCGGCGATCGGCACGTCGACCGGCAGCCGCAGGCCGATCAGCGACGGGTCGGAGTCGATCTGCACCACCCTGGCCTTGCCGGGCTCCGGCAGGTACTTCCCGTACGGGAAGGAGGTGCCGACCATCAGCAGCGTGTCGCACTCCTCCATGGCCTCCTCGCTCGGCCTGGTGCCGAGCAGGCCCAGCCCGCCGGTGGTGACCGGGTGATCGTCCGGGACGACGACCTTGCCGGGCAGCGTCTTGACGACCGGCGCGCCCAGCTTCTCCGCCACGGCGATGACCTCGTCGCGGGCGTGCTTGGCGCCGACCCCGGCGAGGATCACCGGCTTCTTCGCGGCGTTGAGCACCTCGGCGGCCGCCCGCAGCTCACGCTCGCCCGGTGGGAGCTGCGGCCGGTCCAGGGCCGGCATGCTGGTGGTGGGGCGCCCCGGCCCGACGTGCCGGTACGGGTCCTCGCCGATCTCCGCGACCTGGATGTCGGTCGGGAACGTCAGGTGGGCCACCGTCTGCTTGCTCAGGGCGTTGCGGATGGCCAGATCCACCACCCCCGGCACCTGCTGGGGGTTGCTGATCATCAGGTTGTACACGGCCACGTCCTGGTAGAGGCGGTCGAGATGGACCTCCTGCTGGTAGCGGCTGCCCAGCATCGACGTCTCCTGCATGCCCGTGATCGCCAGCACCGGCGCATGGTCCAGCTTCGCGTCGTACAGGCCGTTGAGCAGGTGGATCGCGCCCGGCCCGGACGTCGCCGCGCAGACGCCGAGCCGGCCGGTGGCCTTGGCGTACCCGGTCGCCATGAACGCGGCCGCCTCCTCGTGGTGCACGAGGACGAAGGTGATCTCGTCGGAGTGCCGCCGGAAGCCCTCCATGAGGCCGTTGATGCCGTCGCCGGGAAGCCCGAAAACGGTGTCCACTCCCCAGGCGATCAGGCGCTTCGCCACGCTCTCCCCTACGATTTCCGGCATCGGAAACCCCTCCAGTCATGGTTCGGACATCCG carries:
- a CDS encoding S1C family serine protease, with the translated sequence MTTRRLAAGAVVTAMTAALLAGCSDDAPSPAAAPSQSSAAAAADTGIVDVVSAVEPSVVTITTGEGLGSGVIYRADGVIVTNAHVVGSADRVQVSFADGTQVPGQVTGSDDLTDLAVVKVGRNGLPTVTVRQELPRQGETALALGSPLGFENTVTKGIISGVGRQIPGSATSGRPLVDLIQTDAAISPGNSGGALVDAQGRLVGVNEAYIPPSAGAVSLGFAIPASTVVDVTEQLLKAGKATHPFLGVVLATVTPQTAQALGMKVTTGALVRQVQPGSPAATAGIRAGDVIVGFEDATIRTVGDVYAALRKVKPGEKVTVKVNRDGAVTDIPVTLGTLSR
- a CDS encoding glycoside hydrolase family 15 protein; this translates as MPGRIEDYALIGDLQSAALVGRDGSIDWLCLPRFDSAACFAALLGDDGAGHWRIAPAGAGAATSRRYHDDTLVLESEWHTADGVVRVIDFMPPRGEAPDVVRIVEGVSGEVPMRMDLILRFDYGRVVPWVRRQGADLGAVAGPDAMWLRTEARVRGEDRTTVADFTVRAGQRVPFVLTYQASHLPRPAPVDAARALTQTRRYWREWIGRSDYDGRWPEAVRRSLILLKALTYAPTGGIVAAATTSLPEQIGGPRNWDYRYCWLRDATFTLQALLGTGYVAEAKAWREWLLRAVAGDPADLQIMYGLDGTRRLSEYTLDWLGGYENSSPVRVGNAAAGQLQLDVWGEVLDGLHLAREAGIAATDAGWDLQKALLDYLEGAWQQPDNGLWEVRGGRRQFVHSKVMAWAGFDRAVTAVERHHLDGPVDRWRALRDEIHAEVCAKGFDSDRNSFTQSYGSTALDAALLLIPRVGFLPAADPRVAGTVEAVQRELCQDGFVLRYRPEDAGVDGLPGTEGAFLACTFWLVDALYAIGRRDDAERMFERLLGLRNDVGLLSEEYDPGSGRQLGNTPQAFSLVGLVNSARLLSGVSTRTSADSAAQHTSRDAG
- a CDS encoding cation diffusion facilitator family transporter; its protein translation is MTGEKDEGGGDSTRTVIVAVTANFAIAVAKIVAALLTGSASLWAEAAHSVADTGNEVLLFIGLHRSGRPPDSRHPFGYGQERYFWTFIAALGIFLVGGTLSIGEGVRSLLMPEPLESLWVGIGVLVVAFCFESYSWHTARKQLRAESRRRQRSIVEHLRRASDPSATTVFLEDTAALIGLVLALAALLLHAGTGWAGWDAVGSMGIGALLIVVAFLLARRSKTLLLDESAPPDVLEPIRAQVGAADWVGEVRELHAVYVGPSSLLVNAWVVPVHGGDRDSAAELVRRVAQLRAELLRHPAIEQVTVTVDEDRAGAGPPFADGATG
- a CDS encoding ZIP family metal transporter, coding for MPGWLQAGGWGLLAGSALIVGAAVGYLARVPQKIIASVMAFGAGVLLSAVAFELIAEAHERAGLTPTALGAIGGAAIYTGCNVLLARHGARHRKRSGDQQPSEKEQDGSGVALALGALLDGIPESIVIGTSLLGGGAISLVTVIAVFISNVPEGLSSAAGMRHAGRSKRYVFGVWVGIAVISGLAAVVGYTLLGGAPAAVLAAITALAGGAILAMIADTMIPEAFEDAHLLIGLITVGGFLVAFALSQAG
- a CDS encoding enolase C-terminal domain-like protein, translated to MVALTAAAYTIPTDAPEGDGTLAWTSTTLVLVRASAEGATGLGWTYGPPAVVQVVTQMLAPVVRDTDPDDVPAAWTAMNRRLRNAGTRGIGALALSAADNALWDLKARCHHVPLARLLGSVRPAVPVYGSGGFTTYDAERQHAQLSRWVHEQGIPRVKIKIGESCGADVPRDLARMTAARTTIGDAELFVDANGAYQRKQAIRVLEAAGDLDVRWYEEPVSSDDLPALGQVRDAVRADVAAGEYGWDLGYFERMAPYVDCLQADVTRCGGITGFQRAAAVAAAHGLEVSGHCAPHQHLAVAAATPNLRHLEWFHDHVRIEGMLFDGAAGAEGGALTVDRRSPGNGLAFRHAEAEQWRSA
- a CDS encoding FAD-binding and (Fe-S)-binding domain-containing protein; the encoded protein is MTTVKLPDPVVRVPQTGDIDVAALERDLAAEVDGEVRFDAGSRSAYSTDASNYRQVPIGVVVPRTVEAGVAAVAVCHRYGAPITSRGGGTSLAGECTNVAVIIDWSKYCHRLLEVDAASRTCLVEPGIVLDVLNDQLKDTGLEFGPEPATHDHCTLGGMIGNNSCGATAQRTGKVVDNIVELEVLLYDGTRMWVGETPDDEYEQIVAAGGRPAQVYQELRALRDRYLAQIRTRYPKIPRRVSGYNLDSLLPEKNFHVGQALVGSEGTCVTVLRARLKLVPVVKVRGLVMIGFPDVGASGDAVPAVLPHRPIALEGIEHHLIHFEQAKHLHPEALELLPEGRAYLMVQMGGDTKDEVDAAADRMLASLQLDRDDDRVAFFDDERHQKQLWLVRESGLGATARVPGLPDTWPGWEDSAVGPDDLGDYLRDLQALFGEYGYDQTSLYGHFGQGCVHCRIPFEMTTSDGIANFRSFMEQAAHLVAGYGGSLSGEHGDGQARAELLPVMFGDDLVRAFGQFKAIFDPTDRMNPGKVAAPNPLDAQLRLGVDYNHRDVATHFQYPNDEGSFGRAVLRCVGVGKCRRHEGGVMCPSYMATREEEHSTRGRARMLFEMLDGTARGGAIGDGWRSDAVKDALDLCLACKGCKADCPVNVDMATYKAEFLSHHYEGRLRPRTHYSMGWLPVAAAAVAATAPRLVNALSHAPGLAWLAKKAAGVDSRREVPVFAAETFQQWFARHTPGGSGERGEVVLWPDTFTNHFDPGIARAAVEVVEHAGWRVVVPEQKVCCGLTWISTGQLDVAKRVLLRTVEVLRPHLRAGHLVLGLEPSCTAVFRSDAEELFPHDQDVERLRRQTVTLAELLTEHTPGWTPPQVRRTAHIQTHCHHHAVMGYEADTKLLSAAGVQADILDSGCCGLAGNFGFEEGHYEVSEACAERVLLPAVRDADTSDVILADGFSCRTQVEQSDAGGRRGVHLAELLAAGLDGDDGRGMPERSWADRPAAPSRPVRLLATAAAAGAVAGLGYGVRRWLR
- a CDS encoding thiamine pyrophosphate-dependent enzyme codes for the protein MPEIVGESVAKRLIAWGVDTVFGLPGDGINGLMEGFRRHSDEITFVLVHHEEAAAFMATGYAKATGRLGVCAATSGPGAIHLLNGLYDAKLDHAPVLAITGMQETSMLGSRYQQEVHLDRLYQDVAVYNLMISNPQQVPGVVDLAIRNALSKQTVAHLTFPTDIQVAEIGEDPYRHVGPGRPTTSMPALDRPQLPPGERELRAAAEVLNAAKKPVILAGVGAKHARDEVIAVAEKLGAPVVKTLPGKVVVPDDHPVTTGGLGLLGTRPSEEAMEECDTLLMVGTSFPYGKYLPEPGKARVVQIDSDPSLIGLRLPVDVPIAADAKQTLQGLLPLLTGGDGSFLDKYRKEMDSWRADMTALEDESRDPIAPQYVMGVLDDLAADDAILTCDSGTIATWSARHWTIRGAREFYLSGNLATMAPGLPYAIAMQHAFPGRQVIAYVGDGGFAMLMAEFLTAVRHELPVKVVVNNNNAYGQILWEQIVLGYPEYAVRHRQPEADFSSWARGCGAYGAKVSKPGDVRSAIAEALAHPGPALVDVDVNPNEPPMPGKVKYEQAKHFTEAFLRGQPHKMATLSTVVRDKINELRA